A region from the bacterium genome encodes:
- a CDS encoding protease inhibitor I42 family protein, producing MKKNPFVMCFLLIILMSVPACGSSANGIDASLELTDADSGGRFTLRRGDTLRLSLRENGTTGYGWEFESRAESILVQVGEDYVLDGGHAVQDSVHVGGGGTRTYTFKALQEGEDSLRLVYRRPWLRNEPPADIFEAAISVE from the coding sequence GTGAAGAAGAATCCTTTCGTGATGTGCTTCCTGCTGATCATCCTCATGTCTGTTCCCGCTTGTGGGTCGTCGGCAAACGGCATCGATGCCTCTCTGGAGCTGACCGACGCCGATTCGGGTGGAAGGTTCACGCTTCGTAGAGGCGACACCCTGCGACTCTCGCTCCGCGAAAACGGCACCACGGGCTATGGTTGGGAATTCGAGTCCCGCGCCGAGTCAATTCTCGTGCAGGTGGGCGAGGACTATGTCCTGGACGGCGGTCATGCTGTCCAGGACAGCGTTCATGTCGGCGGTGGAGGAACACGAACCTATACGTTCAAAGCACTTCAAGAGGGGGAAGACAGTCTGCGATTGGTCTATCGGCGTCCATGGCTGAGAAACGAACCGCCCGCCGACATCTTCGAAGCTGCAATCAGCGTGGAATAG